A stretch of DNA from Anopheles nili chromosome 2, idAnoNiliSN_F5_01, whole genome shotgun sequence:
TgttaaattacaaaaatactTTTAGTTTGTAGTTCTTTTCGTAGATTGACCAATTCAATTAACGTTCAatcatttattaaatttattctcGTACCCTTTATTAAAAATACCTTTCCGTAAAATTCAtcttaataaaaaaaattaaatttattcaagtAAATTACATTAAATGGAGTGTTGGTCTTCTAGTCTTCTCCATTTTGCTCAACTCTTTTTGTTATTGATAAGTTGATGCTGTTTTGCATTGACAAAAATTATTGCAAGGGTATCAAAGTATTGTTAAAACTTTTTGAAAACTTATGAATGCTAGCTGGTATAAACGAATAGATATAGTATTGAATGGGCTATTAACAATAATCCATCAAACAcagttctttttgttttaaaaagcCATCAAATTGTTTTGAAATCATTGCACCCGTTACAGATGATTGTTACTATGGTAACCGAAAAGTAAGATTGGACGATCAACCCACGTGTCGTCTACCAATGGAGCACTAAGCGTGTCATTATAAACGCGTGGTACAATAGTCAATATTTTTCTGTTTACCTTTAAACCGTCACAACACATGGTGATTACGGAAGACCTTTTCAAAAGTTTTGAAATAGTAAAGTTAAGATTGGTGTAAAATTAACGTTCAAGGTTGATTCTATGTAATGTAGAAAGACATAAGATTGCGACGCGCATCGATTGGGTACGTTGAAGCGAGTTAAGAGGTAATCAATATACCTTCTTGCCGGTTGTATCATTATCAGTGATCCCGGAATCGTAATGGTTCCTCATGCGGGACATTTGTACTTTCTAAAATAAATGTCTCACTTTTAACTTCAATGCTGGAAAATTAACTAATGGTAGTTTATCGTTCCAGGCTCATCTCCCATATTCTGGTTCCTGATAAAATATGTCACAGCATTATAAAAACTTTCTCAGCCTTCTGGAGCGTTGGCCGGTTGACAAAAGTAAAGTTGGTCGTGATTTAGGCCAGTACCTGCGAGATCAACTCACAACAGTACTGGGATCTTCAAACATCATTGCTGTTAAGGACGATCGGCTTAACCGACAATTTCGAGCACTAGAAAAAATCGTAAACGACGTCCACGCGAACCGCCATCCGCGGACGCTGCACTCTACTGCAACCGGGCTCTCTGGAGAACAGTGCCGTGAAGTATTATCCACGGAGTTTCTCGAGATACtacagaagaaaaattaaCGCCCAGAGATGCGTGCTTTTCTGCGTAGAGCGGATCATGTAGGTTTTGTTAGACTAATTGTAGGAAGAAGTTATGCGTCAGTCGCCTCCAAACCGCCGCTCCATCGTGCGGTAATGGCTGCAGAAACGATACGGTTTTTCGATCCACAGCATAACCAAGTGTTCATAGATATGACGTTCGGAGCTGGTGGCCACTCCCGAGCCATACTTGAGGCAGCTCCCGGGACAAAGATAATTGCTCTGGATCGGGATCCTCTCGCACACCAACTTGCGTATGAAATGGCCAAAGACTTTCCCGGCCGCATCGTGCCGTTGTTAGGCAAATTTTCCGAACTTCCAAGT
This window harbors:
- the LOC128721847 gene encoding ubiquinol-cytochrome-c reductase complex assembly factor 2; translation: MSQHYKNFLSLLERWPVDKSKVGRDLGQYLRDQLTTVLGSSNIIAVKDDRLNRQFRALEKIVNDVHANRHPRTLHSTATGLSGEQCREVLSTEFLEILQKKN